The genomic segment AATTACTGTAAAACAGCAACTCCTTAGTTCATTTGAACGAGGTTTATATGTGCTATTATGGCTTTCAAACTATTAACTTATCTAGGTTCAGAGCGCTTCCGAAAAACGTGTCTCTCTCGAGCGCTTTACTAATATAGCGACCCTCTTTTGCAGAGTCAAGCGCTTTTTGAGAGAAAGTTTGATCTTTTTTTGGGTAGCACTCTGAAGTCTTTTGAGAGCAAGGGATTTCAGGGAAAATATTTTTTCAAATTCTTTGTTTTTTCGTCGAAACGGATGCTGTATCGATGGGATGTGGACCCCAATTGTGGTGAATGTGGGGTAGATGCGTTGAGAGGAAGGGTGCGATCTCACTGCGGTCGTCTGGGCAAGTTTGATATGGATGAAAGGGGAAATTGGTTGAATCGTCCATTAGACTTCTTGCGTTGATCATCATTTCTAGACAATTGACGTTCGTTGTTTAGCAGTGCTGTTGAAATTCCTCACTCTATTGCACTGGCCCGTCCGGCCTCCCAATTCTGGGGGGAGAGCACTGCAAGTTTCGTTGGTGTTGCCTCAAGGGTGACAATTGTTCACTGAGTTAAAGCTGACAAGTGGATGCATTCGCGATGCGATGTTTTTTGCACTTACCAGTCGGCGCTGTAATTTTTGCTGGATATCTTTGAGTTTGCGATCGCTTCCCCATCGTCGCCCAGCCAACCCTCTAAACGCTCTGCTCGCTGTGCTTCAGAACACTCATCAGCTCTTGCCTAGACTTTGACGACGACGCAGATACCGTTCGTGAGCCTTATTGTATTGCTCGGCTTTCTTGTAGACTCTGATACTCAGGTATACGCCGAACACCATAAACAACACACCGAACAGCGGAAAGAGGCTAAAGCAGATCGTAAAAAATGCACCAATGCCGCTGAATTTTATTGAAGATGCAACCGCCGCCGCTAAGGATGCAGACCATATCGTCCAGAGGGTGCCACCAATGACAACGAGGATGCCCCCCAGCACGCTGCCACCTTTAGTGGGTATGAAGCTATACCATCCACCGAATCTACTTGACCGCGAAATCATGTATTTCTTGCGTTCTAGTTCCCATCCGCGATCGAGTTTTGCAAGTGCGTCGTGGGCCTTGATCTCTTCAAAATAATCGGCCAGGCCGCCGTCCTGTGGTTCATCAAGGACTCTGCGTTTAGCCATCTCGAATTCTTCCGGCGAAAGGGTACCGTTGCGGCGAAGCTCGTCCAGTTTCTGGAGTTCATCGGAGATTGTCATTGGTTTGATCTGCGAGTGTGGGGTACAAGCGAATACGGGGCGTTATGCTGGTCCAGCCTATCTGCGGGCTATGCGGCGCTTAGCGATGCCTATGGTTGGCGATTCTTGCTTAGACTTTGACGGCGATGCAGATACCGCTCATGCGCCTTCTTGTATTGACCAGCCTTCACAAAGGATCGAATACTCACACCTATGCCAGCTACTGTAAAAAATACACCGAATAACGGAAAGAGACTTAAAAAGCTGCCACTCGCCATAGATGCAGCCATCATTGTCCATAAGATGCCAAAAACGACAATGATGATGCCCCCAAATACGCTGCCAGATTTACTGGGTATATGCCGACGTCCATACCGCGTCGAAATCATGTAATTCTCGCGTTCTAGTTGCCATTCACGATCGAGCTGTGCAAGTTCGGTGTAGGTCTTGATCTCCTCAAAACGGTCGGTCAGAACGTCGTCCTGTGGTCCTTCAAGGACTCTGCGTTTAGCTATCTCGAATTCTTCCGGCGAAAGGGTACCGTTGCGGCGAAGCTCGTCCAGTTTCTGGAGTTCATCAGAGATTGTCATTGGTTTGATCTTCAAGTTTGCGATCGCGTTCTTCTCTTGCCCCCTCCAGCTTTCGATCTCGCTCTTCTTTGCCCTTGTCAAGCTCTCGATCTCGCTTTCCCTTAGACTCATCAAGAATGCGATCGCGTTCTTCTTTAGCTGGCTTTAGTATCCCGTCTCGTTTCTGCCTAGCTGCATTTAGAATGGCATCGCGAGTCTCTGATGTGATTTCATCCTCCCTGCTTTGTCTATAAACCTCGGTAGATATTTTTCTATACTCTTTGTATGCTTTCTGAGAAAGACAACGGTAGCGACCATATTGAGCTTGAGAGGTTTCTCTATAAGCACCATACTGCTCTTGAGAGATACAACGGTACTTGCTGTAAGCTTCTTGAGAAGTTTGCCTAAAGATACGGTATAAGTCATTGCGGTTAGCGGCCTGCAGGTACTCTCCGCCACCTGCATTAGCAACCTCACGCAGTTGTGCAGCCGCTTTGGCATCGACATCAAAGCCAATCACGTTCACAATCGTCTTCACATCAGACTGATTCAACGCTCTAGCTGCAGTCACCGGATCACCATCACAGGTCTCAATGCCATCTGAAATCAGATAGACAACATTCTCATTTGTCTTCGGGTCATAGGACTCAAAATCACTTGCGGCTTGCTTCAACGAACCCGCAATGGGTGTCCAGCCAGTTGGCTGAAATGATTCAATCGCAGATGCAAACTTCTCTTTGTTGAGGGACTGGAAGTTATACAGGAGCTCTGTCCCTGCACAAGACCTTGCTTTATCTGCGCCGCTATTTGAGCCAATATGTCCATACACGCGCAGCGCCACCCTAGATTGAGACGGTAAACCACCCACAAACTCGGTCAGCGTTTCTTTGGCAACCTTGAGCTTTTGTTCACCGCCCACTGAACCCGCCATTGAGCCAGAGGCATCAAGCATGAGCTGTACATTGAGGTTTTCTCTGGGTGCTTCGCCACCCGTTACGCCATCAGCACTACAGGAGTTGGCCTGCGCTTGAATGCTCGGACCACAGCTTTCGTAATCTTCGTCATACTCTTGCAGCAGTTGAGCATAGAGGCTTTGAGCATCTGAATTCATGGCAATGTCGGCTGACTCATTAGTGTCTATCTCCTCACGAGTTTCTGGCTCCTCACGCCGACCAGAACTCTTTTGACTGCTACTTTTTTCATCACTGAGAAGGTTACAGCCCGTTAGCAGGCCGAGGAGAACTGTCCCAAACAATAGGAAGGCTGTGGGCTTAGGAAGATTTTGAGAAATAAGCCGCATATTAATCCAACCAATGTATTGTCAAAGTTCCGTCTAGAGAAACCATACCGAGTCAAGCTCTGTAGAGTAGAAACGACTAGCGAATTCCGAGGTGACTGAGAATGCCTTCTGCGATCGCATCTGCCATCTGCTTGCGAAAAGCAGGCTGCCGGAGTCTTGGTGAATCTAAGCTACCCGTAACAAAGCCTACTTCTACTAATGACGCTGGCATAGAACTTTTACGAAGGACATAGAAGCGGGCCTGCCGTACGCCACGGTCTCCGATGCGAATACGGCGATGGATACTGCTGTGAATTGACTGGGCAAGGCTTCTGCCGGTTTGGTAATAAAAGGTTTCGACGCCGTTGACGTCAGGACGACTGAGGCTAATAGCGTTAGCGTGAATGCTGACGAAGACCTTGCCTCGGGCGCGTTCGGCAATGCTCACTCGCCCCTGCAAACTTACGTACTGGTCTGTGCTGCGTGTCATTATGACGTTCACGCCTTTTGAACGTAGGATACGTTCGACTTCTTGAGAGATTGGCAACACAACCTGAACCTCTTTTAAGCCGCCGATACCAATAGCGCCAGGATCTCGTCCACCATGGCCTGGATCAATAACAACCGTCGGCCTTTGACTTGAGGAGCGCCACGGAGAGGGAGGGAGAGATGATGACGGGGAGGAAGGCGCTGAGGGCGTAGAGGCCAAGCTAGAGTTTCTGGGTGGTGACACAACAAGAGGAATGGGACGCCGTCGCACGGCCAGAGCGCGACGATCTTGAAAAGAGTATCGCTTCGGTTTCGGAAGCTTGATCAGCCAACGATTAGGAGCAACTCCTTCGATGCGAACCGATCGCGGCGAAACGCGATATTTTTTACCCAACTCAATTACAATTCGGGTCGTGTACTGATCGAATTGCCCAGCACGCAAGCTTTGGAAACGTTTTCTGAGCTCTTTTTCACTATTGGCTTGGCCGAGCTGAGTATTGGGTAAATCAATTACCACCCGAGTTGGATCGGGTACAAGGTACGCTCGGGGAGAGACGTCTGTTTCAGTGACAATTTCGAGCTGCCGTTCGTCTTGGTCAAACTGCCACTTGAGGAGTCTGCCACCAGCATGGGCAGGGAGAGCCGCAAGCAAAAGGCCCAATAGACTGGGAATGAACCAATAAGATCGCACAGGCTAGTCTCAAAACAGTAGGTTCAGGCAAGGAGACGCAGAGAGAAGTCTGCATGTTTCTGAGCCCCCTGAGAATTCCTCAAGGAAAGCTTAGCAGTCTAAGGGGAATTCGTTGAAGAATATTTGACACACATCTGCTATTAAGTCTTGCCCTCTAGAAGCACGCTAATCTGGATCAAATAAGCGCTCTGAGAGCGTACAAGATCGATAACCGCAGCGGATGAGTGTAATGTCTAACTTCTTTATAGATGAACCTAAAAAGCATAAGTCTTTTGAACTGGCGGGCGCGCGTCCCCACTACAACCCCGATCGCCCAGGTCAAGTCGAACATATCTTTTTGGATCTTGCGTTAGATATTGATCAAAAGATCTGTGAGGGAACATGCCAAATTCGTTTGAATCCGGTTCGTAGCGGAATTACACAACTGGCGCTGGATGCGGTCAATCTCAATATCCAAGATGTACGCATCGGGAGGGCTAAGCAACCCTTTGATTACGACGATGAGCGTTTGGTGATTCATCTGAAGCAGGAGACAAAGGTGGGAAAGGCGATTACGGTTGCGATCGCATATTCTGTAAACCAGCCTCAGCGAGGTCTCTACTTTGTGGGACCGGAGCCCAACTATCCCGACAAACCGACACAGGTCTGGACCCAAGGAGAAGATGAAGACTCACGTTTTTGGTTCCCCTGCTTTGACTACCCAGGGCAACTTGCGACCTCTGAGATTCGGGTGCGGGTACCGAAGGAATTCCTAGCGGTCTCTAACGGTGAGCTGGTGGAAACCAGCCTGGAAGAGAATCAGATGATCTACCACTGGCTGCAGAAGGAGATTCATCCGACTTATCTGATGACGCTAGCGGTGGGAGAGTTTGCCGAGATTCGGGATGAATGGCAGGGCAAGCCGGTCCTTTACTACGTCGAGAAGGGCCTAGAGGACAGTGCCCGTTTGAGTATGGGTAAAACGCCTCAGATGATGGCATTTTTATCGGAAAAGTACGGGGTGCTCTATCCTTACCCCAAATATGCTCAGGTCTGTGTTGCTGACTTTATCTTTGGTGGGATGGAGAATACTTCGACGACGCTACTGGGCGATCGCTATCTATTAGATGAAAGAGCCGCCATCGACAATCGCTGGACAGAAAGTTTAGTCGTTCATGAGCTAGCCCACCAATGGTTTGGCGATCTGGTCGTGATCAAGCACTGGTCTCACGCCTGGATTAAGGAGGGAATGGCTTCCTACTCAGAAGTGATGTGGACAGAGAAAGAGTACGGAGTGGATGATGCAGCTTACTACCGCCTCAATGAAGCGCGTAACTACTTCAATGAAGATAGCAATCGCTACCGGCGGCCTGTCGTCACGAATATATATAGAGCGGCGATTGAACTCTACGATCGGCACATCTATGAGAAGGGGGCCTGCATCTACCACATGCTGAGGGCTGAGCTAGGGGAAGATCTCTTCTGGAAAGCCATTCACACTTTTGTTCAGGACAATGCCCACAGTACGGTGGAAACTATCGATCTGTTGCGGGCCATTGATAAAGCGACGGGGCGGAACTTGGCGTTTCTTTTCGATCAGTATGTGTTCCGAGGGGGTTATCCAGACTATAAGGTTAGCTATAGCTGGGATACGGATAGTAACCTTGCGAAGGTGACGGTAAAGCAAACACAGGCAGATCCGAAAAAGCCGAAACACCAAGAACTCTTTGATCTCAAAATTCCGATTGCGTTCGGCTGGGTGAAAACTGCTGGGAAGAAGCCGCCTCAAGTGGAGCAGCAAACGTTTACGGTGCGGGTTCACGAAGCGGAGCAGAGTTTTTACTTGGTACTGCCCTCTAAACCTGACTTTGTCAGCTTCGATGCTGGGAATCATATTTTGAAGCAGGTGATGCTTGAGTATCCGGTACCAGAGTTGAAGACCCAACTGCAGCACGATCCCGATCCGCTATCTCGAATCAATGCAGCAGCAGCGTTAGTAAAGAAAGGTGGATTAGAGGCTGCTCAGGCCTTAGGAGAGGCACTGAAGAAAGATACGTTTTGGGGTGTTCGCATTGAAGTGGCTCAACAGTTATCAAAGCTGCAGTTAGATCAAGCTCTGGATCTTTTGAAGGCAGGGTTGAAGGATGAGGATGCACGGGTAAGAAGAGCGGTGGTAGATGCGATCGCAACTCTAAAACACGGCAACAGTTACAAACTTCTCAAACCCATCGCCGAGAAAGGCGACCCCAGCTATCTTGTCGAAGCCGCAGCCATTCGCGGTATTGGCACCTTAGCTGGTTCGGGCTTAGCAAACAAACCCAAGGAAGATAAAGTCATCAAACTCTTCAAGTCAGTGCTTAAAAAACGAGCGGGCTGGAACGAAGTCATCCGCTCTGGAGCCATTTCAGGTCTGAGTCAGATGAAGACCTCAACTGATGCCCTTGATTTGGTCTTAGAGCAGACGGTTTCTGGTACTCCGCAACCACTCCGTCTCGCCTCGATTCGAGCACTGGGAGCGATTTCAGCCGGACAATCACCCACAGATCTACAGCGGATTTTGGATAGTCTAAAAGCGATTTCAGGCGAATCTTTTTTCTTGACGCAAGTAGCCGTCGTCTCATCACTCGGACAAATGGAAACGCCAAAGGCCATCGGCATTCTGCGAGGTCTTGCGAACCAAACCTCAGATAATCGAGTGGAGCGAATGGCAGAAGAGGCGATCAAAAAAGTACAGAAAAAAGTAGGCTCCGGTCAGGCCATTCAGTCTGTTCAGGAGGAGCTAGAGCAGCTCAAGAAAGATAACCAAACGCTCAAAAGCCGATTGGAGGAACTGGAGGCGAAGGCCAAGAAATAATGTCACGGGTTGTGGAAGTGAGGTTTAGCTAGCGATAGCTCAAATCACGGCCTATACACAAAGACAAATTAAGCACGTTAGGGTGGAACTACAGCTTAAGGTGGAGGTCCATCCCTTTGTCTCCTAACGATCAGTCCCACCCCATCATTTACTTAGAAGAAATCACCAAGGTTTATGGTTCTGGTGAAACGACAGTTAATGCTCTAGGTGGGGTGGATTTAAAGATTTTACCCAGCGAGTACTGCTCAATTATGGGGGCTTCCGGTTCTGGGAAGTCCACCATGATGAATGTGATCGGCTGTCTGGATCGTCCCTCTGCAGGCCGATACGAGTTAGATGGTGTAGACGTTGCGCAGCTTGACGATGATGCGTTAGCCCTAATCCGCAACCGTAAAATTGGTTTTGTCTTCCAGCAGTTTCACTTACTGAGTCAGGTCAGCGCCCTCGACAATGTGATGTTGCCGATGGTCTACGCCAATGTGCCGATACAAGAACGCAAGGAACGCGCCGCCCATGCGCTCAAGCAGGTGGGGCTAGAAGACAGAATGAATAATCGGCCCAATCAGCTTTCGGGGGGACAGCAGCAGAGAGTTGCGATCGCACGTGCAATCGTCAACAATCCGGTCCTATTGCTAGCGGACGAACCCACTGGCGCACTAGATACCAAAACCACCCAAGAAATCCTGGGCATTTTTACAGGCTTGAATGACAGCGGCATGACCGTCGTAATGGTCACTCACGAACCCGAAGTAGCCCAAAGCACCCAAAGAGTCGTTTGGTTCCGAGACGGCAAAGTCATTCACAGCAACATGCGTCCCGAAGACCTACATCAAACCGCTTTTTGAGCATCAAGAACACCAGACTGGAATAGCCACGCAGGCCAGAGAGCAGGCACAATAGCAAAGGAACAGCCGACGTAAAACTTCAAGCAGGATTCCATTGCTCGATGACCACTGCCAACCCCTTTCTCAATCTTGACTATGAACCGGCATTAGAATCTCTAGGAGATGACTATTTTGATCGAGTTGCGGCAGCAGAGTTCCCGCAGCACACTCTACGATTTCGTAACGATGACGTTCTGCAGCAGCTCGGACTCGACCCTCAGCAGATCAGCGAGACCGACTTCATAGAAGCCTTTGGTCAGTTTCAAGCACGAGAACCCTTTCTAGCCCTCCGCTACCACGGCTACCAGTTCGGTGAATACAACCCCTGGCTCGGAGACGGGCGCGGGTTTCTTTACGGGCAGATTCGCGGTACCGATGGCGAACTCTATGATTTTGGCACCAAAGGTTCAGGAACGACGCCTTACTCTAGAACAGCCGATGGCCGCCTAACCCTTAAAGGGGGCATTCGGGAAATTCTAGCGTCTGAGGCCCTGCACCATCTGGGGGTAAAAACCTCCCGCTGCTTCAGTCTGATTGAAACGGGAGAAAAGCTATGGCGAGGCGACGAACCCTCCCCAACGCGATCAAGTGTGATGGTGCGGTTCAGCAAATCTCATATTCGATTTGGCACCTTTGAGCGTCTCTACGCCATTAAACGTCCCGACTTGATCCAAAAGCTGCTTGATCACGTCATCGAGATCTATTACCCACACTTCGATAACCTAACCGATAAATATCTGCAGTTCTACACAGAACTTGTTCAGCGGACGGCTGAGCTGGCAGCCCAGTGGATGTCAGTCGGTTTTTGCCATGCGGTCCTGAACACCGACAATATGTCCATTACTGGCGAAAGTTTCGACTATGGCCCCTATGCATTCATTGAAACCCTAGACCTGAACTTCACACCAGCCTACTTCGACTACTTTCGTCGCTACCGCTACAGCAACCAACCGTCCATGTGTAAGTGGAATCTAGAGATGCTGCAGCGCCCGCTCTCGACGGTCCTGTCCCAAACAGAGATGGCTGTTAGTCTTGATACCTTTGACAAAACCTATCACGGCACCTACCGGCGACGAATGCTGCAAAAGCTTGGACTCGATGACAAACGTTGCGATAGCTTCGATGCCCACGCAACCGACCAACTGCTCACGCTTACCCTAGATTTTCTCCAAAAAACACAGATTGGCTATCACACTTTTTTTGCTGAACTACGGCATCAGTTCAGCAGCCTGTGGTGTACTGATGCAGGCCATATTCTCAGGGAGTCTTCTTTGATAGCTGAATACTCAGCGCAGCTAGAAACCTGGCGACAGCTCTACAACCAACTTTTACAGAAAGATAAGCCCGAGAGCATACAGCAAAGATTAAAAAGCCATAATCCCTGCACTGTAATCACGCGCCCCACCATCGAAGCTGTCTGGGATCCTATCGCCATAGAAAATAACTGGCAGCCCTTCTACGAATTACTGGCTAGCCTGAAAAATCCGTAAGCTAGAACGTCGAGGGATTCGCAGACAGGGTTGACGACGACGCTGTAGACAGTTGTCGAGTCCCGGCCCACTCTTGATAATCAGCAATCAACTGCTGACCAATGCGCTGCTTAAAGGTCATCAAAATGCCCTGGAGTAAGCTATGGCCCGCAGCCTCTAGAATCGGCTTAGGCGTCATCCAGAACAGGGGGGGAAGTTCTACGCCGACCTTCAGATCGCCACCGCCCTCTAGCCATGTTTGACCATTCCGCTGGACAGGATGGAGCTCACCAATCAAGTTGAACTTAAAGCGGTCATTAATATAGTCAATGCCTCGGAGTTCACATCCTTCAGAGCGAACATGAACCTTACCATTGGATTCTGACCAGACTTGCAAGTCAACAACAGGCTGAAACTTCAACGCCATAAATTCTCGAGGGCGCATACTCAAACGAAATAAGCTATCGCTGAGTCGCTCAACTCGCCTACGATCTGCTAGCGCATAGATTAATCGATGCGGCTGACGCAGGTAATGCTGCAGGGGCGCCGATGCAGTCGGGACCTGAACTGAGATGGCTTGGGATCCAGTGAAGTTGACCTGCATACAAGGAGTTGTAAATAGTTATTTAACAATCTTACAGTTATTTTGCAGATCGGCTACGGGTTTCTACTGAGGCCAACAGAAGAAACACTCCATACAGAGGCATATACCCACTTTGATCAGCAGCAAACGACATCTTCAGGTAGCAGACTTGCTATAATTGTTTCGAATTGTAAAGTAGAGTCGGGACAGACTCTTAGGCAATCAGTTCTGCTTTTTTGATGTTCAACTCCCCATTCCAATCATGTTAGACAACTCCACTGTGGCCGTTCAGGTTCCTAGCGCGACAGCATCGCAGGAGCCGACATCAGAGTCTTCAGCCCTAGGCGGATCTGACCCCCATCGATTTGACTGGCATGAAGCATGGCACCCCATTGCTTACATCAGCGACTTAGACGTCGCGCAACCCAATCCCTTTACGCTGCTGGGTCAGGATTTAGTGATCTGGTGGGATCCTCAACAGTCAGCCTGGACGGTTTTTGAAGATCGCTGCCCCCACCGTCTAGCCAGATTTTCAGAAGGCAGAGTGACGGAAGACGGTTTGCTGGAATGTCCCTACCACGGCTGGACATTCTCCGGTGACGGCCAGTGCCAATACATTCCTCAACAGGTCGAGGGGCAAGCAGCTGAAACCTCTTCGCGTGCCTGTGTACAGTCACTTCCTACGGCAATGCGCCAAGGACTGTTATTCGTCTATCTCGGTAACCCTGAATGCGCAGCCCAGGTGAAAGTTCCTATTATTGAGCCGCTGGAGGAAGGTCCAGACGAATGGGTCTGCCTCAATACGTTTCGAGACCTGCCTTACGATGCCTTAACACTGCTTGAGAACGTACTTGATCCGAGCCACTTACCCTATACCCATCATCGTTCGGTGGGGGATCGCGCCAATGCTAGCCCCGTGGAGCTAGAGGTCGTTAAAGCAGGTAAAGCAGGTTTCGATGGTCTCTGGGCAGAAGGACCACGGCGCGGCAAGCTGGGTCCGCAAGATACTCGATTTATTGCACCAGGACTAATGTGGCATGAAATTACATCTGAGCAATATGGTCGCACCGTCACCGCAGTTTATGCTGTCCCAACGAAGAAGGGGCACTGCCGTCTGTTTGCCCGTTTTCCGTTTAAGTTCAAGGCCAAGGCTCCGGGCATTTTTATGAAGCTGACGCCCCAGTGGTATAACCACATCAATCAGAACAACATTTTAGAAGACGATCAGATTTTCCTACACCACCAAGAGCGGTATCTAGAGCAGTCCGGCGGTAGCGGTCGAGCCAGCAAGGCATTTTATTTGCCCACGAAGGCCGATACCTTTGTTAAGGCACTCCACCAATGGGTCAACCAGTTTGAAGCTGATCCGTTTGCAGGAGAGTCTCTGCCACCGGCTCTACCCAAACATGAACTGCTAGACCGCTACTACTCTCATACCGTCAATTGCCCCAGTTGCAGAGGCGCGCTGAAAAATATTAAGCGATTGCGTCTTGGGGTTGGCGTCTTAGGAGTCAGTCTTTGGGGACTCTCGCCGCTCATCCACTCAGGGGTGTTCGTGACCGTACCGGTGGCACTATGCGGTGCAGCTTGGTGGGGACTGAAGCGCCTAGAAAAGCGGTTTTATGAGGGGCGAGCTGTGCCGCTTCGCAACCTACCGGATTCTTAATCACAGGCGGTGCGTGAGGGTGCGATTCGTCTCTACAACGGTAGCTGCTCAATTGCCTCATTGTCACCAATCACAACCATCATGGCGTCCTGCAGCAAACGGAGTTCAGGGGCGGGGTTAATTTCAAACATCTTCTCTCGTCCGACGGCCAAGACATTGAGGCCGTAGCGGTTGCGCAGCTCTAGTTCTGCGAGGGTCTTGCCATGAAACTCTTTAGGAATCAATAGCTCGACAATGCTGTGTTCGGGATCAAGTTCAAATCGCTCTAGGATACCGGGCTTAGTGAGAGATTTCGCTAAAGCACAACCGGCTTCATACTCAGGAAAGACGACGCGATCAGCTCCCACTCGCTTGAGTAGCTTACCGTGGACTTCTGAAGAGGCTTTAGCCACTACGTTGGTGACTCCGGCTTCTTTCA from the Acaryochloris thomasi RCC1774 genome contains:
- a CDS encoding aromatic ring-hydroxylating dioxygenase subunit alpha, which translates into the protein MLDNSTVAVQVPSATASQEPTSESSALGGSDPHRFDWHEAWHPIAYISDLDVAQPNPFTLLGQDLVIWWDPQQSAWTVFEDRCPHRLARFSEGRVTEDGLLECPYHGWTFSGDGQCQYIPQQVEGQAAETSSRACVQSLPTAMRQGLLFVYLGNPECAAQVKVPIIEPLEEGPDEWVCLNTFRDLPYDALTLLENVLDPSHLPYTHHRSVGDRANASPVELEVVKAGKAGFDGLWAEGPRRGKLGPQDTRFIAPGLMWHEITSEQYGRTVTAVYAVPTKKGHCRLFARFPFKFKAKAPGIFMKLTPQWYNHINQNNILEDDQIFLHHQERYLEQSGGSGRASKAFYLPTKADTFVKALHQWVNQFEADPFAGESLPPALPKHELLDRYYSHTVNCPSCRGALKNIKRLRLGVGVLGVSLWGLSPLIHSGVFVTVPVALCGAAWWGLKRLEKRFYEGRAVPLRNLPDS
- a CDS encoding potassium channel family protein, producing the protein MNLSSFSFLQGLQPKNQQFAVIGLGRFGRAVCESLHHSGYEVLGADVDEKLVAEALSCQIAAHALQLDSTDPLALKEAGFYEFDTVIIAIGNYLQESIITTLNMKEAGVTNVVAKASSEVHGKLLKRVGADRVVFPEYEAGCALAKSLTKPGILERFELDPEHSIVELLIPKEFHGKTLAELELRNRYGLNVLAVGREKMFEINPAPELRLLQDAMMVVIGDNEAIEQLPL